In the genome of Vicia villosa cultivar HV-30 ecotype Madison, WI linkage group LG7, Vvil1.0, whole genome shotgun sequence, one region contains:
- the LOC131620962 gene encoding serine/threonine-protein phosphatase PP1 isozyme 4, with amino-acid sequence MSAQGQPQVQPQVQGIDEAVLDDIIRRLTEVRLSRPGKQVQLSEAEIKQLCLASRDIFLQQPNLLELEAPIKICGDIHGQYSDLLRLFEYGGLPPKSNYLFLGDYVDRGKQSLETICLLLAYKIKYPENFFLLRGNHECASINRIYGFYDECKRRFNVRLWKAFTDSFNCLPVAALIDDKILCMHGGLSPDLTNLDQIRILPRPVAIPDTGLLCDLLWSDPGRDVKGWGMNDRGVSYTFGPDKVAEFLTMHDLDLICRAHQVVEDGYEFFADRQLVTIFSAPNYCGEFDNAGAMMSVDENLMCSFQILKPAEKKTKFVMSNKM; translated from the exons ATGAGTGCACAAGGACAGCCACAAGTTCAACCACAAGTTCAAGGGATTGATGAAGCGGTGCTGGACGACATTATCCGCCGACTCACTGAGGTCCGATTGTCCCGACCCGGAAAGCAAGTCCAGCTCTCTGAGGCTGAGATCAAGCAACTTTGTCTTGCTTCTAGAGATATCTTCCTTCAGCAACCTAATTTGCTTGAACTTGAAGCCCCTATCAAGATTTGTG GTGACATTCATGGGCAGTACAGTGATTTGTTAAGGCTCTTTGAGTATGGGGGTTTGCCTCCTAAATCTAATTATCTCTTTTTAGGAGACTACGTCGATCGTGGCAAGCAGAGCTTAGAAACCATATGTCTTTTGCTTGCTTATAAAATCAAATATCCTGAAAACTTTTTCCTTCTGAGGGGAAATCATGAGTGCGCTTCCATCAATAGGATATATGGATTTTACGATGAATGTAAACGAAGGTTTAACGTGAGGCTTTGGAAAGCTTTTACCGACTCTTTTAACTGCCTTCCTGTTGCAGCTCTCATAGATGATAAGATATTGTGCATGCATGGCGGTCTTTCCCCCGATCTCACTAATTTGGATCAAATCAGGATTCTGCCTCGTCCCGTTGCTATCCCTGACACTGGTTTGCTATGTGATTTGCTTTGGTCTGATCCTGGTAGAGACGTGAAGGGTTGGGGTATGAATGATAGAGGAGTGTCGTACACCTTTGGTCCTGATAAGGTGGCTGAATTTTTGACAATGCACGACTTGGACCTTATTTGCCGTGCTCATCAg GTTGTAGAGGATGGATATGAATTCTTTGCAGACAGGCAACTTGTTACGATTTTTTCAGCTCCAAACTACTGTGGTGAATTTGACAATGCTGGTGCAATGATGAGTGTTGACGAAAACTTGATGTGTTCCTTCCAGATTCTTAAACCTGCAGAGAAAAAGACAAAGTTCGTGATGTCAAACAAGATGTGA